The proteins below come from a single Natrinema sp. SYSU A 869 genomic window:
- a CDS encoding protoglobin domain-containing protein, with product MSSDQIPGYAYGADDVPDAPISMDEFERLQQTVLFDEDDEESLQMAGDVLEDQIDDVLEVWYDFVADHDFLVYYFTDGEGNPDEEYLEQVRERFGQWIRDTCDTPYDREWLDYQFEISRRHTREKKNEADDADAVDHIDMRYLVAFIYPITATIRDFLADGDHSDEEIDAMYHAWFKSVVLQVTLWTYAYLPEENW from the coding sequence ATGAGCAGCGACCAGATCCCAGGCTACGCGTACGGGGCAGACGACGTCCCAGACGCGCCGATCAGCATGGACGAGTTCGAACGGCTACAGCAGACGGTGCTGTTCGACGAGGACGACGAAGAGTCTCTGCAGATGGCCGGTGACGTCCTCGAGGACCAGATCGACGACGTGCTCGAGGTGTGGTATGACTTCGTCGCGGATCACGACTTCCTCGTATACTACTTCACGGACGGTGAGGGGAATCCCGACGAGGAGTACTTAGAGCAGGTCCGCGAGCGATTCGGCCAGTGGATTCGCGATACCTGTGACACGCCGTACGATCGAGAGTGGCTGGATTACCAGTTCGAGATCAGCCGGCGACACACGCGCGAGAAGAAAAATGAGGCGGACGATGCCGACGCAGTCGATCACATTGATATGCGCTATCTCGTCGCGTTCATCTACCCGATCACGGCGACGATCCGAGACTTCCTCGCGGACGGCGACCACTCCGATGAAGAGATCGACGCGATGTACCACGCCTGGTTCAAGTCCGTCGTGTTACAGGTGACCCTTTGGACGTACGCGTACCTCCCCGAGGAGAACTGGTAG
- a CDS encoding glutaredoxin domain-containing protein, giving the protein MEFPPNQGLDQEEVNEQVTETLEENEVVLFMKGTELMPQCGYSRKALGLIDQYRDDYETVDVLESIDEFRAALNEESGWETIPQTFVDGEFVGGSDILEELEERGELEATLADE; this is encoded by the coding sequence ATGGAGTTCCCACCGAACCAGGGTCTCGATCAGGAGGAAGTCAACGAGCAGGTCACCGAAACCCTCGAAGAGAACGAGGTCGTCCTCTTCATGAAGGGGACCGAGCTCATGCCCCAGTGTGGCTACTCCCGCAAAGCGCTCGGCCTAATTGACCAGTACCGCGACGACTACGAGACCGTCGACGTCCTCGAATCGATTGACGAGTTCCGCGCGGCGCTCAACGAGGAGAGTGGCTGGGAGACCATTCCACAGACGTTCGTCGACGGTGAGTTCGTCGGCGGCTCCGACATTCTCGAAGAACTCGAGGAGCGCGGCGAACTCGAAGCGACGCTCGCCGACGAATAA
- a CDS encoding DUF309 domain-containing protein, with translation MDEHTRDHTVGPPTSGNPTGWCREQAESNGWKHGTLRRAVIHGVALFNSGDFHESHDCFEAEWYNYGSGTTESAFLHGMVQVAAGAYKHFDFENDDGMRSLFETARQYLHDVPNDYYGIDVHDVRTTITNALTDPTALHGWQIELDGEQPEATETDFEYVRGLE, from the coding sequence ATGGATGAGCATACCCGGGACCACACTGTCGGTCCGCCGACTTCAGGGAATCCGACTGGATGGTGTCGAGAGCAAGCCGAATCGAACGGGTGGAAACACGGAACGCTTCGTCGAGCCGTAATTCACGGCGTTGCACTCTTTAATTCCGGTGACTTCCACGAATCGCACGATTGCTTCGAAGCGGAATGGTATAACTACGGGAGCGGGACCACGGAAAGCGCGTTTCTGCACGGAATGGTGCAGGTCGCAGCGGGAGCCTACAAGCACTTCGATTTCGAGAACGACGACGGGATGCGGAGCCTCTTCGAGACGGCGCGACAATACCTACATGATGTTCCGAACGACTACTACGGTATTGACGTCCACGATGTCCGAACGACGATCACGAACGCGCTGACTGATCCGACAGCATTGCATGGCTGGCAGATCGAACTCGATGGAGAACAACCGGAAGCCACGGAAACCGATTTCGAGTACGTTCGAGGGCTCGAATAA
- a CDS encoding zinc ribbon domain-containing protein: MDQPGPYALLGRLAVAAFVMIAPTLCFLGLVRGLERLRDDDIINEWAQRRGGEGPHDDIDHDVLAVLADEMGVEAADSSTVRCPACGAPNRPGMAYCRGCQNRLSS; this comes from the coding sequence ATGGACCAGCCGGGACCGTACGCGCTCCTCGGCCGCCTCGCCGTGGCGGCCTTCGTGATGATCGCCCCGACGCTTTGCTTTCTGGGACTGGTGCGGGGACTCGAGCGGTTACGCGACGACGATATCATCAACGAGTGGGCCCAGCGGCGAGGCGGAGAGGGCCCGCACGACGATATCGACCACGACGTCCTCGCCGTGCTGGCGGACGAGATGGGCGTCGAGGCCGCCGACTCGTCGACGGTTCGGTGCCCTGCATGCGGAGCGCCGAACCGGCCGGGTATGGCGTACTGTCGCGGCTGTCAGAATCGGCTGTCGTCGTGA
- a CDS encoding PQQ-dependent sugar dehydrogenase, with amino-acid sequence MKSPTSRRRFLTVAAVGATAGFAGSASRSAATRSQSSAAIDRLPETVGLETVIDGLESPLAVEFAAAGDRRYVAERDGRIYVHEADGLRDDLFLDLRETVVTDGERGLLGLTLHPDFAENRRLFVHYSAPRRSGTPADFDHTGVIATFEASDDGERAKRDSERVVLEIPQPTNYHNGGDMAFGPDGYFHVGIGAGGGGGGGGQDVTRDFLGSVLRLDVDERTAERGYAVPDTNPLVGRTGLDEYYAWGFRNPWRLSFDDGDLFVADVGENDYEEVNLVEKGGNYGWNIKEGTHCYTETDCPDETPERVRGGEPLRDPIIEYPREAAETGVSGVSVIGGYVYGGTALPALNDAYVFGDFLAAGRLFAATRPKDENGLWPTTVLEIDDGVRLERILSFGRDDDGEVYVLGTSGDGGGLYRVVPAA; translated from the coding sequence GTGAAATCTCCCACCAGTCGACGACGGTTCCTGACGGTTGCAGCCGTCGGCGCGACGGCGGGATTCGCCGGGTCCGCATCGCGCTCGGCCGCCACTCGCTCCCAGTCGTCCGCTGCTATCGACCGCCTTCCGGAGACGGTAGGTCTCGAGACAGTGATCGACGGACTCGAGTCGCCACTGGCCGTCGAATTCGCGGCCGCGGGCGATCGACGGTACGTTGCGGAGCGAGACGGTCGTATTTACGTACACGAGGCTGACGGTCTCCGCGACGATCTGTTTCTCGACTTACGCGAGACGGTCGTGACCGATGGCGAACGGGGACTACTGGGCCTGACGTTGCATCCCGACTTCGCCGAGAATCGCCGGCTGTTCGTCCACTACAGCGCTCCGCGCCGATCGGGAACGCCGGCGGACTTCGACCACACGGGCGTTATCGCGACGTTCGAGGCGAGCGACGACGGCGAGCGGGCGAAACGGGACTCCGAACGCGTCGTTCTCGAGATTCCGCAACCGACGAACTACCACAACGGCGGTGACATGGCGTTCGGACCGGACGGCTATTTTCACGTCGGCATCGGTGCCGGCGGAGGCGGTGGCGGTGGCGGACAGGACGTGACTCGGGATTTCTTGGGGAGTGTCCTGCGTCTCGACGTCGACGAGCGAACGGCCGAGCGGGGGTACGCCGTCCCGGACACTAATCCACTGGTCGGTCGAACGGGACTCGACGAGTACTACGCGTGGGGCTTTCGGAACCCCTGGCGGTTGTCGTTCGACGACGGCGACCTGTTCGTCGCGGACGTCGGTGAGAACGACTACGAGGAAGTTAACCTCGTGGAGAAGGGCGGGAACTACGGCTGGAACATCAAGGAGGGAACGCACTGCTATACCGAAACCGATTGTCCCGACGAGACGCCCGAGCGGGTCCGAGGTGGGGAACCGCTCCGCGATCCGATCATCGAGTATCCGCGCGAGGCCGCTGAAACGGGTGTGAGCGGCGTTTCAGTCATCGGTGGCTACGTGTACGGGGGTACTGCACTGCCGGCGCTGAACGACGCCTATGTCTTCGGCGATTTCCTGGCAGCGGGACGGTTGTTCGCCGCCACCCGCCCCAAGGACGAGAACGGACTGTGGCCGACCACCGTCCTCGAGATCGACGACGGGGTACGACTCGAGCGCATCCTCTCGTTCGGTCGCGACGACGACGGAGAGGTGTACGTACTCGGAACGAGCGGCGACGGTGGTGGCCTCTACCGCGTGGTCCCCGCTGCGTGA
- a CDS encoding succinylglutamate desuccinylase/aspartoacylase family protein — MRVAQLGSGTPEIAVVAGVHGDEPCGVRAVERLLDERPTVNRPVKLIVANEAALERQVRFIDEDLNRAFPGNSDAKTHEGQLAAELISELEGCLTFSMHSTQSHADPFAIVNGVSETATDIVPQLPVAAMVETSNFAEGRLFSAVDTVEVECGLQGSETAAQNADRLTRAFLTVVDALPGDTVHRELPVYRLTDVIRKNQADTYEVFVENFTEVEEGAPFAAADGNEQVADEPFYPVLMSSNGYRDVFGYAAEKLDVLETPTTAD; from the coding sequence ATGAGAGTCGCACAGCTCGGGTCGGGAACGCCGGAGATCGCAGTCGTCGCGGGCGTCCATGGGGACGAACCCTGTGGCGTCCGTGCCGTCGAGCGATTACTCGACGAACGCCCGACCGTCAACCGTCCCGTCAAGCTCATCGTCGCCAACGAGGCGGCGCTGGAACGACAGGTTCGCTTCATCGACGAGGATCTCAATCGCGCGTTCCCCGGCAATTCGGACGCCAAGACGCACGAAGGACAGCTCGCGGCCGAACTCATCTCGGAACTCGAGGGCTGTTTGACCTTCTCGATGCACTCCACGCAGAGCCACGCAGACCCCTTCGCGATCGTCAACGGGGTCAGCGAGACGGCGACGGACATCGTCCCGCAGTTGCCCGTGGCGGCAATGGTCGAGACGAGCAACTTCGCGGAGGGACGGCTCTTCTCCGCCGTCGACACTGTCGAAGTCGAGTGTGGACTACAGGGCTCGGAGACGGCCGCCCAGAACGCCGATCGACTGACTCGCGCCTTCCTCACTGTCGTCGACGCGTTACCCGGCGATACCGTCCACCGCGAACTCCCCGTCTATCGGCTTACGGACGTTATCCGGAAGAACCAGGCCGATACCTACGAGGTCTTCGTCGAGAACTTCACGGAAGTCGAGGAGGGCGCTCCGTTCGCCGCCGCCGACGGCAACGAACAGGTCGCCGACGAGCCGTTCTATCCCGTCCTCATGTCCTCAAACGGCTACCGGGACGTCTTCGGCTACGCCGCAGAGAAACTCGACGTCCTCGAGACGCCGACTACAGCAGACTGA